GAGCCAGGCCAGGTCCGAAATAGGAGTGTCACTCGCGGAGGCGAGCCACGCTTTGCGCAAAGATTCGAGCCGATGGAGCGTGTCTTCGGGGTAACATTTGGTCAGCAGACTCGGGAATTCACGGCTCCGGATTTTATACCTCCGTGCCCGATCGACGAGTTCCGCAGCGTAAATCGAAAATTCGTCTGAGTTCGCACGCCAGTGCAGTTTTGCTCGGGCGATTCGTGAGACAAATGGGTGCGAATCTGCCCCAATACTGTGGACCAGTGCCGCCTCGCTTTCGAGAGCGACAGTCCCGCTACCCACGAAGGGGTCGAGCACACGGGTTCGGCCTTCTGCTTTTGCGCGCAGAATGACTTCACGGACCCATCCGGCAGAAAATCCGGCCGAATACCGGAACCAGCGGTGAACGGGCTGGGAAAGGTTGTCCAGAAAAGTCGAACTTCGAGCTAGCGATGCACTTTCGTTCGGCCCGTCGTCAAACAGAGAGGGCTGTTGTGGCCGAACTTTACTCATCTGCCCCTCTAGCACCGGATCATGACTGGCGGTGTTAACTAGTTATTGTCGGGTTTCGCTTGCTCCCAACTTGAGACGAAGTTGTTATTTTTGAGCGCACCCACCACTTCCGCACCCCTTCGGTCCCTGATCGTCGCCGAGGAGGGGCAGGGCGGTTTTGCCCTTTTCAGCCACGATCTTGGCCCATTGTGAGCCGCCGTGTTCGGGGAGGAGTTCGAGCTTTCCCGTGGTTTGAGCATAAATGCCCTTCGCGAGCACGTACCAGCAGAAGTAACAGTGGTTGCTCGTGGCGCCGGGGAGGGCGTTCGGGTCGCGTGCCAGGATCTCGTCGCGGATGGCAGTCAGCCCGTCGCGGAAGACCGTGCCCACCACCGGGTGATTGCGCGCGAACTGAACGATCTGCTCGAGGCTATCGGTGTAGATGTTCCCGATCGTGAGTTGGTCCAGGTCCGAGGCGAATCCGCAGCACGGCTTCACTTCGCCCTTCGGGTTCACGATCAGCGCTTGCCCCGGGCCTTCGCAGTAGTCTTCCTCGAACCACGTGCCGTCCCAGGAGTCGCCGGGGAGTTCCTCAGCGCGCTCCACGGTGGCGAGGTGGTTCCAGCACGCGGTCATCGTGAAGTCGTCGCTCACGAGCAGGTAGCGCCCGAGCACCTTCGACCACTCGACCACGCCGTCCAGGGCTTCCGCGAGGCGCTTGATCGGCTCCAACCCCTTGTTGGGGGCGCGACTCGCGTAACTCAGTGAGAGGATCGTGTCGCGTGCGAAGACCGCGCGCGTTACTCGGCAGAATTCCGCGAGCTTCTCGATGTCCATGCCGTGGAACTTGTCCACGCTGAGGCCGATTTTGCCACTGAATCCCGCGTCACGGAGGTCGGACAGCACGGCCGTGGCATGCTCCGCGTCGCGGTGCCAGACGCCGTTCGTCATCAACTTGTCGAACCGGAACCCGAGTTCCGCAGCGCGCGCGGTGAGTGCGTTCAGGAACTCCGGGTACAGGAACGGTTCGCCGCCCGTGAAACCGATCGTGCCGATGCCCGCTTGGTGGGCCTGTTCGAGGAACCGGACCGCGGTCGGGATGTCGAGTCGGTCGGGCCACTCGATCGGCACGCAGCAGTGCGGGCACGCGAGGTTGCACTGGTAGAGGGGCGCTAACTGCACCATCCGCGGCCGGAACATTCGGGCGGGTGGCTCAGGCGGAGCGGGTCGCTTGTAAACGGAGGTACTCATGAGCCACTCTGAGAAGGCTGGCGAGTTATTCTACAAACGTTGGCGACGTCTGTTTGCTAACTCTCGCGATCTCAGGAGCCGTGGCGGTGGGCGCGTGCAGATCCACACGCCCGACCGCCCCACACTTTGTCACTCACCGACGGATGACGGCCGTCACCGGGAAGTGGTCCGAGGGCGTGCGGCCGTTCTTCTCAGTGCGATCGATTTCGCCCGCGACCACCTTCCAGTCGCGTGATACGCCGATCCAGTCGATCCGACTCCCCTTATTCACGCCCGCCTTGAAATCGGTCGTCGTGCCCTCACCCTCTTCGCGCTTCGGGTGTGCCACCCGGAAGCTGTCCACGACCGGCGACTCGTCGTTCCCGCTCTTGTGGAACAGGGCCTTGTACGGGTCGCTATCCTCGCCGGAGTTAAAATCGCCGGTGAGGACCACGGAACAGTCCTTCCCGAGGGCGGCAATCTGTTCGCGGATCAGCTTCGCTGACTTGAGTCGAGCTTCTTTCCCGATGTGGTCGAAGTGCGTGTTCACGAACAGCACCGGCTTGCCGCCCAGTTTGTCCTTCAACCGCACCCAGGTGACCATACGGGGCAGGGAACTGTCCCAGCTCTTGCTACCCGCGTCCTTCGGCGACTCGCTGAGCCAGAAGTGCCCGCCGTCCGTTTTCTCGAACCGGGCTTCGCGCCAGTACAGGGCCATCATCTCGCCCTTTTCCTTGCCGTCGTCCCGGCCGACGCCGATCACGCCGAAGCCCTTGAGTTTCTCGGCCAGGAAATCGCGCTGGAAGCCCAGTGTTTCCTGCGTGCCGAGCAGGTCCGGGCCGAACGCCTTCACCGTCTCCGCGAGAAACTCTTTCCGCTTGTCCCAGTGGTTCTCGCCGTCTTTGGCCGTGCCGTAGCGCACGTTAAAGCTCATGATTTTGACATCCGAGCCGGTCGGACCCTCACCGGCGAATGCAGGAGCCGACAGCCCGAAGATTACGGCAAAACAAATCACCCGAGCAACCATCACGAACCTCGTGGGAGAATTGGTTCTGATCGAAGGCGGAACGCGATAAGTTCGTTCGCTCTTTCTGAGCGTCATTTTTTCTCGAACACCGGTAGAGGCGCTGCGGCCTTCGGGCTTGCGGCACCGAAATCCTCTCCGACCAGAGCGGCAACCGTGGCGGCGACCTGACTCTGCGTCACCTCAACCTTCTCGCGCTCGCCCAGAGCTGGCGTGTCCGGTCCCATCACTGCGATCCAGATGTGTTCGGCTCCGGCCACGTTCTTCCCGTGATCGGTCCAGTCCACCCGCGTGCTCCCGCGGCCGTGATCGGTCGTGATGAGGACGGCGGTCTTGTCCTTGTACTGCGGGTCTTTTTGCACCCCGTCCCACAGTTCCGCCAGGAATCGGTCGGCTTTATTCGCGGAGTCCAGGTACAGGTCGTATCGCCGGCCGTGCCCCCACTCGTCGGTTTCGCCCAGCCCGATGTACAGCACGCGGGGCTTGCGCCGTTCCAGGGCCGACTTCGCCGCGCCCATCGTGAACACGTCGAACGCATTGTCCGGCCAGTATCGTGGGAGCAACTCCATCGTCTCGTTTAAGCCGCGCTCGCGATCGGTCAACTTGTCGGCTTTGAGCGGCTCCCAGCCGGCCTGAATGCGTAGCCCGTTCTGTTGTGTCCGGAAGATGGAGGGGAACACGTCCCAGGTGCAGACCGCTTCGACCTTATCCTTGAAGCCCGGCCGACCGTTCAGGAATTCCAGCACCGAGAGGTTCGGGTTGGCTTTCTTGGCGTTCGAGTCGATTCGCGGATCGGCAAGCCCACAGAACATCTCGCTGTAGCCGGGATAGGAGAACTTGAGCCCGTTGGTGATCTTGGCCGACGAACTTTTGGCCGGGTTCCCGAACACCTGTCCGTTCTTGGCCACGGTGCCCCACAGGAACGGCATCAGCGCCGTTCGCCGGTCTTCAACTTTCTCGCGCAGGTACCGTTTCTTCAGGCCGGGCACGTCCTTCACGCCGCCCTGTTTGGCGTCCATGAACGACTCGTCCCCGCCCTCGAACAGCTCCTGCCAGCGGAACCCGTCGAGCGTGACAACGATGACGTTTTCGGCTTTTCGCGCGGGTCCGGCTCCCGATGCAGGCGCCGCGAACACGGCGAAAATCACCAGGACGACGGACGAGATCAGGCGGTGCGAAACGCGGTTCTTGGAGCGCACTACAGCGCGCAGGTTCGACAGGTCCAACATGGCAGCATCTCGGCCCAAAGGGGTGTG
This region of Gemmata massiliana genomic DNA includes:
- a CDS encoding radical SAM protein gives rise to the protein MSTSVYKRPAPPEPPARMFRPRMVQLAPLYQCNLACPHCCVPIEWPDRLDIPTAVRFLEQAHQAGIGTIGFTGGEPFLYPEFLNALTARAAELGFRFDKLMTNGVWHRDAEHATAVLSDLRDAGFSGKIGLSVDKFHGMDIEKLAEFCRVTRAVFARDTILSLSYASRAPNKGLEPIKRLAEALDGVVEWSKVLGRYLLVSDDFTMTACWNHLATVERAEELPGDSWDGTWFEEDYCEGPGQALIVNPKGEVKPCCGFASDLDQLTIGNIYTDSLEQIVQFARNHPVVGTVFRDGLTAIRDEILARDPNALPGATSNHCYFCWYVLAKGIYAQTTGKLELLPEHGGSQWAKIVAEKGKTALPLLGDDQGPKGCGSGGCAQK
- a CDS encoding alkaline phosphatase family protein translates to MLDLSNLRAVVRSKNRVSHRLISSVVLVIFAVFAAPASGAGPARKAENVIVVTLDGFRWQELFEGGDESFMDAKQGGVKDVPGLKKRYLREKVEDRRTALMPFLWGTVAKNGQVFGNPAKSSSAKITNGLKFSYPGYSEMFCGLADPRIDSNAKKANPNLSVLEFLNGRPGFKDKVEAVCTWDVFPSIFRTQQNGLRIQAGWEPLKADKLTDRERGLNETMELLPRYWPDNAFDVFTMGAAKSALERRKPRVLYIGLGETDEWGHGRRYDLYLDSANKADRFLAELWDGVQKDPQYKDKTAVLITTDHGRGSTRVDWTDHGKNVAGAEHIWIAVMGPDTPALGEREKVEVTQSQVAATVAALVGEDFGAASPKAAAPLPVFEKK
- a CDS encoding endonuclease/exonuclease/phosphatase family protein; amino-acid sequence: MSFNVRYGTAKDGENHWDKRKEFLAETVKAFGPDLLGTQETLGFQRDFLAEKLKGFGVIGVGRDDGKEKGEMMALYWREARFEKTDGGHFWLSESPKDAGSKSWDSSLPRMVTWVRLKDKLGGKPVLFVNTHFDHIGKEARLKSAKLIREQIAALGKDCSVVLTGDFNSGEDSDPYKALFHKSGNDESPVVDSFRVAHPKREEGEGTTTDFKAGVNKGSRIDWIGVSRDWKVVAGEIDRTEKNGRTPSDHFPVTAVIRR